One window of the Vigna radiata var. radiata cultivar VC1973A chromosome 1, Vradiata_ver6, whole genome shotgun sequence genome contains the following:
- the LOC106772925 gene encoding protein DETOXIFICATION 3 isoform X7 — translation MAEPLLEKGGEQEVASSSLESTFCQELKRISSMAAPMVAVTVSQYLLQVVSLMMVGHLGVLVSFSGVAIATSFAEVTGFSVLLGMSGALETLCGQMYGAEEYRKFGNYTWCATVTLMLVCVPISLVWIFTDKILMLFGQDPEISRAACEYCIYLIPALFGYAILQALTRYFQTQSMIFPMVFSSITSLCLHIPICWGLVFTLGLGHVGAALAIGVSYWLNVVWLAIYILYSPACQNTKIVFSSSALLCIPDFLKLAIPSGLMLCFEWWSFEVLTLLAGLLPNPQLETAVLSICLNATNLHYFVPYAVGASASTRVSNELGAGNPKAAKGAVRVVVILAVAEAVVVSTVFFSCRHILGYAYSNDMEVVDYVASIAPLLCVSVSVDSLIGALSGIARGGGFQQIGAYVNLGAYYLVGIPIGLFLGFHLQLNAKGLWMGTLSGSVLQAIILAIVTALTDWQKEVKDQNLDNWNNTNASVPHALRHYYYHYLSSTPVVAEVII, via the exons ATGGCAGAACCACTGCTAGAAAAGGGTGGCGAGCAAGAAGTAGCATCATCATCATTGGAGAGTACATTCTGCCAAGAGCTGAAGAGGATAAGCTCCATGGCGGCTCCAATGGTGGCTGTTACTGTTTCACAGTACCTTCTCCAGGTTGTGTCGCTGATGATGGTGGGACATCTCGGAGTACTGGTCTCCTTCTCCGGAGTTGCTATTGCCACCTCTTTTGCTGAAGTTACCGGATTCAGTGTCCTA TTGGGAATGTCTGGTGCATTGGAAACTTTGTGCGGGCAAATGTATGGTGCAGAAGAGTATAGAAAGTTTGGGAACTACACCTGGTGTGCTACAGTGACTCTGATGTTGGTTTGTGTCCCCATATCTCTGGTGTGGATATTCACTGATAAAATACTCATGTTGTTTGGTCAAGACCCTGAAATTTCTCGTGCAGCTTGTGAGTACTGCATATACCTCATACCGGCACTATTTGGTTACGCTATTCTTCAGGCTTTGACTCGCTACTTCCAGACTCAGAGCATGATCTTTCCCATGGTTTTCAGCTCAATTACCTCACTGTGTTTGCATATTCCTATTTGTTGGGGTCTGGTTTTTACGTTGGGCCTAGGACACGTTGGAGCTGCATTAGCCATTGGAGTTTCTTATTGGTTGAATGTGGTTTGGCTTGCAATTTACATACTCTACTCCCCTGCTTGTCAAAACACCAAGATAGTGTTTTCTAGTAGTGCTTTACTTTGCATTCCAGACTTCTTAAAATTAGCTATTCCTTCAGGACTCATGTTATG TTTTGAATGGTGGTCTTTTGAGGTGCTAACTTTACTTGCAGGGCTTTTGCCTAATCCCCAGCTTGAAACAGCAGTACTCTCAATCTG CCTTAACGCTACTAATTTACACTACTTCGTTCCTTATGCTGTTGGAGCTTCTGCAAG CACTCGGGTTTCAAATGAACTAGGGGCAGGGAATCCAAAGGCAGCCAAAGGTGCTGTTCGTGTGGTCGTGATTCTTGCGGTTGCAGAGGCAGTTGTTGTGAGCACAGTGTTCTTCAGTTGCCGACATATATTAGGATACGCATATAGCAATGATATGGAAGTTGTGGATTATGTTGCAAGCATAGCTCCCCTCCTTTGTGTGTCTGTCAGTGTAGACAGTCTAATTGGAGCACTTTCTG GGATAGCAAGAGGTGGAGGATTTCAACAAATAGGTGCTTACGTGAACCTGGGAGCCTACTATCTTGTGGGAATTCCTATAGGTTTGTTTTTGGGTTTTCATCTACAACTAAATGCCAAGGGGCTTTGGATGGGAACCTTATCAGGGTCTGTTCTACAAGCAATTATTCTTGCTATTGTAACAGCACTAACAGATTGGCAGAAAGAG
- the LOC106772925 gene encoding protein DETOXIFICATION 9 isoform X8, producing MAEPLLEKGGEQEVASSSLESTFCQELKRISSMAAPMVAVTVSQYLLQVVSLMMVGHLGVLVSFSGVAIATSFAEVTGFSVLLGMSGALETLCGQMYGAEEYRKFGNYTWCATVTLMLVCVPISLVWIFTDKILMLFGQDPEISRAACEYCIYLIPALFGYAILQALTRYFQTQSMIFPMVFSSITSLCLHIPICWGLVFTLGLGHVGAALAIGVSYWLNVVWLAIYILYSPACQNTKIVFSSSALLCIPDFLKLAIPSGLMLCFEWWSFEVLTLLAGLLPNPQLETAVLSICLNATNLHYFVPYAVGASASTRVSNELGAGNPKAAKGAVRVVVILAVAEAVVVSTVFFSCRHILGYAYSNDMEVVDYVASIAPLLCVSVSVDSLIGALSGIARGGGFQQIGAYVNLGAYYLVGIPIGLFLGFHLQLNAKGLWMGTLSGSVLQAIILAIVTALTDWQKEATKARERVVENTPFV from the exons ATGGCAGAACCACTGCTAGAAAAGGGTGGCGAGCAAGAAGTAGCATCATCATCATTGGAGAGTACATTCTGCCAAGAGCTGAAGAGGATAAGCTCCATGGCGGCTCCAATGGTGGCTGTTACTGTTTCACAGTACCTTCTCCAGGTTGTGTCGCTGATGATGGTGGGACATCTCGGAGTACTGGTCTCCTTCTCCGGAGTTGCTATTGCCACCTCTTTTGCTGAAGTTACCGGATTCAGTGTCCTA TTGGGAATGTCTGGTGCATTGGAAACTTTGTGCGGGCAAATGTATGGTGCAGAAGAGTATAGAAAGTTTGGGAACTACACCTGGTGTGCTACAGTGACTCTGATGTTGGTTTGTGTCCCCATATCTCTGGTGTGGATATTCACTGATAAAATACTCATGTTGTTTGGTCAAGACCCTGAAATTTCTCGTGCAGCTTGTGAGTACTGCATATACCTCATACCGGCACTATTTGGTTACGCTATTCTTCAGGCTTTGACTCGCTACTTCCAGACTCAGAGCATGATCTTTCCCATGGTTTTCAGCTCAATTACCTCACTGTGTTTGCATATTCCTATTTGTTGGGGTCTGGTTTTTACGTTGGGCCTAGGACACGTTGGAGCTGCATTAGCCATTGGAGTTTCTTATTGGTTGAATGTGGTTTGGCTTGCAATTTACATACTCTACTCCCCTGCTTGTCAAAACACCAAGATAGTGTTTTCTAGTAGTGCTTTACTTTGCATTCCAGACTTCTTAAAATTAGCTATTCCTTCAGGACTCATGTTATG TTTTGAATGGTGGTCTTTTGAGGTGCTAACTTTACTTGCAGGGCTTTTGCCTAATCCCCAGCTTGAAACAGCAGTACTCTCAATCTG CCTTAACGCTACTAATTTACACTACTTCGTTCCTTATGCTGTTGGAGCTTCTGCAAG CACTCGGGTTTCAAATGAACTAGGGGCAGGGAATCCAAAGGCAGCCAAAGGTGCTGTTCGTGTGGTCGTGATTCTTGCGGTTGCAGAGGCAGTTGTTGTGAGCACAGTGTTCTTCAGTTGCCGACATATATTAGGATACGCATATAGCAATGATATGGAAGTTGTGGATTATGTTGCAAGCATAGCTCCCCTCCTTTGTGTGTCTGTCAGTGTAGACAGTCTAATTGGAGCACTTTCTG GGATAGCAAGAGGTGGAGGATTTCAACAAATAGGTGCTTACGTGAACCTGGGAGCCTACTATCTTGTGGGAATTCCTATAGGTTTGTTTTTGGGTTTTCATCTACAACTAAATGCCAAGGGGCTTTGGATGGGAACCTTATCAGGGTCTGTTCTACAAGCAATTATTCTTGCTATTGTAACAGCACTAACAGATTGGCAGAAAGAG GCAACTAAAGCTAGGGAGAGAGTGGTCGAGAACACTCCATTTGTTTGA